CCCGCGAATCGCTATCGCCTTCAGCCGTTTATCGCCCATGATCGAGCCTACGCCGCGGGCCGCGCTGGAGTGGCTGTGATCGATGGAAGCCATATTGACCCTGTTTTCGCCGGCCGGGCCGATAGCCGCCACCTGAATTTTTTCGCTCTTCAAATCTCTTTTAATTTGTTCGGCAGTTTCCTGGCAGCCCATACCCCGCAGATGACTGGCATCGCGTATTTCCACCTTGTCATTGTTTATCCACAAATAAACCAGCTCGGATGATCTGCCACTGATGACTATTTTGTCATAACCGGCATGCTTGAGTTCCGCTCCAAAATATCCCCCCAATAATGAATGGGCATGCAAGTTGGTCTGGGAGGAAAAGGTATTAACAATGGTGCGGTTGGCGCCGGGAACAGGGGTTCCTACTAAAAGACCTGAGCTGAAAATTAATACATTTTCGGGGGAGAAGGGTTCAACTTCCGCAGGAACCCTGTCCCACAGTATCTTGTCGGCAGTGCCCTGACCACCCAGAAAAAGCTCGGTTAATTTCGGGTCAGTTTCGACCCTGTCAATGCTTCCCTGGGATAGATCAATCTCTAAATTAAAACCTGTCTCTCCGTACCTCATTTTTTCCCCCTTCTTGATTGCCTGAACCCGTTGTAGATTAAATACTTATCTAACTGGATCATGCATTTCATGCAAAACGGCCTGCGCCTGCACAAGGCCAAGACTTAAATACTGGTTAAATTTATAAAGCTTTGCTACATTAATATTTATGCCATGGTTTCAGTAACGAATACAACTCTGGCGGCCCCTTTGAAAAGCGACCCAAGGAAAAACCTGATTTATGACATAAGAACCATTCCAACACTCCAAACTCGGTCGGGACTTACAAACAGATTTAAAAAATAATGTCAAGTTTTTTGTATGCAGTATCAAAGCCCGGAGGAAAATTTTTCATTAGCGCCGTGCGGCATCGATATTTACACATTAAACCGGAAATTGATGATCTCGCCGTCCTGAACAATATACTCCTTGCCCTCGAGACGGAGTTTCCCCTGGCTTCTGACCCCGACGTAGCTGCCGCCGCAGGCGATGAACTCCTCGTAGCCAATAACCTCGGCCTTGATGAACCCCCGTTCGAAATCGTTATGGATGACCCCGGCGGCTTTCGGGGCCTTTGTTCCGGCGGGGATTACCCAGGCCTTGACCTCGTCCTCGCCGACGGTGAAGTAGGAAATCTGGCCGAGGAGGGAGAAAGCGGCTTTAATCACCCGTCCAAAGGCGGCCTCGGCGATGCCAAGCGACTGGAGAAATTCATTGCGTTCTCCAACGGGCAGGGCGATCAGTTCCGCCTCGATTTCACAGCAGATGCCGATGCCGGGAACATCCGTTCCCAATGCCTGCAAAAAGGCAACGGCGACCGATGGATCGTCCTCCGGGGTATTGACGACCACAAGTTCCGGGCGAATTGTCCAGAAGGAAAAGCTCCTCAGGCCGTGCTTCTCTTCATCGGAAAGCGGCAATCCCCGGAGCGGCTTGCCGCCCTCAAGCTGTTCCAGAAGCCTCGGCAGGACCGCGGCGTGCAGGGCATCCTGCGGGGTCATCGGTTTTTTTGCCGTTTTGGCGAGCCGTTCCAGGCGGTTTTCCACGATCAGCAGGTCGGAAAGAATCAGCTCGTCTTCAAGCTTGCGGTAGCGGCCAAGCGCCTCCGCTAGATCAAGCGCGGTGAAGGCGTCAACGATATGGACAAGCCCATCGGCACCGGAGAGGCTCTGACGGACGGCATTCCATGCCTTCTCACCTGCGGCGTTAACATCGCTGAAGGGGATTCTGGCGGGTGAAACCTTGACCGGCGCGAAGATTTCGACCAGCCTCTCGAAGCGTGGGTCGGGCACGGCAGCGAGCCCTCGCACGCAGGTCTCACCGTGCAGATCGCGGCTCTTGACGCCGGTCATGATCTCAAACAGGGTGCTTTTCCCGCTTTGCGGCAGGCCGATAATTCCAATTTCCATTTATTGTTTCCTCAGGCAAAGGCCTTTTATGAACATTAAGCTACGCTCTCAATACGGGCCATCGCCTCTTCCAGCCGTTTATCCGGTACAGTCAGCGAGATGCGGACAAATCCTTCGCCGTACTGCCCATAGGCGGTGCCGGAGGCCACGACAACGGCCGCCTTCTCGAACAGGTGGTTGGTGAATTCAAGAGAACTCATCCCTTGCGGGGTCGGAATCCACAGGTAGAAGGTACCCTTTGGCGGATTGAAGTCTATCCCGATCTTGGCGAGCGTCTGTAAAACCCGTTTGCGTCGGGCAGCGTAGATCTGGAGCATGCGGTCTATGTTTCCGCCTTCGCTTCGCAGCGCTTGAATCCCCGCGAACTGGATCGGGTTGAAGATGCCGGAGTCGGTGTTTTCCTTGACTTTGCTCATCGCGGCAATCAGCTCCCTGTTGCCGATGGCCATGCCGATCCGCCAGCCGGCCATGTTGTAAGGTTTGGAAAGGGAGTTCAGCTCAACGCCCACCTCCTTCGCCCCCGCGGCGGACATGAAGCTCAATCGCTCCTGGCCTGCGAAGACAACCTCGCTGTACGGGTTGTCGTAGCAAACGGCGATGTTGTTTTTCTTCGCGAAGATGACCAGTTTATCAAAAAAGTCACGGGTCGCGCAGGCCCCTGTCGGGTTATTCGGATAGTTCAAAAACATCCCCCGGGCCTTTTGCAGCACATCTCCGGGTATTTCCTCAAAGACGGGCAGATATCCATTTTCCGGCCGGATAGGAACACTCCAGGGAATGCCGCCTCCCAGCAGGATGCTTGCCCGGTAAGCCGGGTATCCGGGATCGGTCATCAGCACAATGTCCCCGGGGTTTATGCAGGCCATGATAAAATGGTGACAACCCTCCTTGGAACCGATGAGACCAAGTATCTCAGTCGCCGGGTCAAGGCTGACATCATATCGCTTCTTGTACCAGGAGGCGACCTCCTGGCGAAAGGCGAACATCCCCTTCTCCTCGTCCGTCGGATAGCGGTGGTTCTCCGGGTCGCGAGCCTGAAGGCAGAGCTCCGCGATGATCGCCTCTGGGGTCGGCTCGACCGGATCCCCGATCGCGAGGCTGATCACGTCAACGCCGGCCGCCTTGGCGGCGGCGATCTTTTTCCTCAATTCCATAAACAGATAAGGCGGTATTTTTGTCAAACGCTCGGCAATCTGCACGCTCATTCCCCCTTCCTCCATGCTTCATCCCACAGTTTTCCCTGATATACGACAGTGACCTTTCCCTCTAAATAAACATCCGTAAAGCCGTCGTTTGTCTTTTTAAAGTATATTGTCAGTATTTCGCCGCTCTTGACATGGACCGCAACCGGCGACTGGACGAACCCCTTGCGGGCGGCGATCAGGGCCGAGGCTACGGAGCCGGTTCCACAGGCGAGGGTTTCATTCTCGACGCCCCGCTCATAAGTCCGCACCCGGAGCGTGTGGTCGTCAACAATCAGGACAAAATTGGCGTTAGTCCCGGCTGGCTGGTAATGGGCATGCCGGCGTATTTCCCGTCCGACATGAAAGACGTCGAACTGATCAATATCTTCTATAAAATGAATCGCATGGGGGACTCCGGTATCCACGCTGTGGATGGCAATGTCGCTTCCTCCCACCTTGATCTGGTCATCCATCGCCAGGCTGTGCGGGGCGGTCAGGTGAATCTTGGCGACATCATTTTTTACCTCGGCATCAATGACGCCTGCAATCGTTTCAAAGGACATCCGCGCTCCGGCGATTCCCTTGAGGAAGGCAAAGCGCGCGGCGCAGCGCCCTCCGTTGCCGCACATCGCCGCTTCCGAACCATCGGCGTTGAAAAAACGCCAACGGAAATCGACCTTGTCGGAAGGTTCGATCACAATAAGGCCGTCCGCTCCAACGGAAACCTGCCGCGCACAGACGGTTTTTGCAAAGGAAGCCAGCTCTCCGACCTGAAGATTTCTGTCCATATTGTCGATAAATATGAAATCATTGCCGCTGCCGCTTAGCTTATAAAATTCAATCATCAGAACCTTTCTGTACGAGCGGTTCGCGAACCGCCCCTACCCAAACGATCAATCCGACTCCTCTTCCGCTCTCGGGATTGCTGTGGGCAGGTTTTCCGGGAGGATCGTCTCGACGCCATCGGGGGTTGTCCCTTCGAGGAAACACTCATAGATCACATCCTTGCCCGATCCTTGAGCCGGCAAACCGGTTTTTTGCCTGACCTTGACGAAAACGATTCCCTCCGGGGCGGGAAATTGCTCGGCAGGCGATTCTTCCAGAGCCTTTTGTGCAAAATAGAGCCAGATCGGCGCCGCCGCCCGGCCACCCACCTCCTGTCGCGCCATCGATCTTTCCTGATCGAATCCCACCCATGCCCCTGCAACCAGCGACGGGGTGAAGCCAAGGAACCAGGCGTCGCGGGTATCGTCGGTTGTTCCGGTTTTTCCGGCAACCGGTCTTCCGAGCTTCTTTATCATCTGCGCCGTACCACTTTCAACAACATCCTGCATGACCCATGTCGTCATGAACGCGATCCGCGGGTCCATCACCTGTTCAGACTTTGGCTGGGTCTCTTCAAAGACATGTCCGGTGCGATCGACGATCTTTTTGATGAAGAAGGGCTGAACCCGCTGCCCCCCGTTGGCAAGCACGCCGTAAGCCTGGACAAGTTCCTGCAGGGTAACGCCGGCGGTGCCGAGGGCCAGTGAGAGGTTGCGTGCCAGGGGCGAGGTTATTCCCATGTTTTTAGCATAGGCAATCGCATAATCCACCCCTATTTCTTCCAGAATCTTGATCGAGATGATGTTCCGGGAATGGATCAAGCCATTGTGCAAAGTCGTCGGTCCGAGAAATTTCCGGTCAAAATTTTGAGGCGTCCACACCCCATCCGGCTGCTGGGGATCGGGATAGACGATCGGGGAATCAACGATAACCGTGGAGGGCGTCATTCCCTTGTCGAAGGCGGCGGTGTAGATCAGCGGTTTAAAAGCCGAACCCGGCTGGCGCCTGGACTGAGTCGCCCGGTTGAACTCGCTGTGTTGGAAATTACGTCCTCCCACCATCGCCAGCACGGCGCCTGTTTTCGGATTCATCGCGTACAGGGAACCCTGAAGCTCCCCTTTTTTGTAGCCTTCCCGCTCTTCTACTTCACTTACACCGCGTTCAACGGCATCTCGCGCCGCCATCTGCATCTTGATGTCGAGCGTTGTGTAAACCTCCAGACCTTCCTTGTAAAGGACGTCTCCGCCGTATTTTTCCAGGATGTAGCGGCGAATGTTTTCGATGAAATAAGCGGCGATCTTGTCTTTTGGCTTTATCGAGCGCAACCGCACCTTTGTCGCCAGCGCCCGGTCCCGCTCTTTGGCCGTTATGTATCCATCCTCCAGCATCCTGTCGAGGACGTAGGCCTGCCGCTGGTAAGATTTATCAGGGTGCAGGTAGGGGGAATAAGCACTGGGCGCCTTTGGAAGTCCGGCCAGGATCGCGACTTCGGCAAGCGTCAGCTCTTTTGCGCTTTTCCCGAAATATCCCTGGGAGGCCGCCTCTATCCCGTAGGTCCCGTGGCCGAGATAGATATGGTTCAAATAGAGGGTGATAATCTCCTCTTTGGTCAGATATTTTTCAATCTTGAGGGCGAGGAGCGCCTCCCTGATCTTGCGCGTGTAGCTCTTCTCCGGGGAGAGGTAAAGCAGTTTTGCCACCTGCTGGGTAATAGTGCTTCCCCCTTGGACGATGTGTCCCGCCCGGACATTCTTGAAAAAAGCCCGAAACAGGCTCTGCGTGTCGAAGCCGCCATGCTGGAAAAAACGCGAGTCTTCGGCGGCGATAAAGGCCTGGATAGCTATCTTCGGGATATCCTCGTACTTGACAACCTTGCGGTCCTCGAGAAAAAACTCGTCGATCAGTTCGTTGTTGTCCGCATAGACCCTGGTCGTGATGCTCGGGCGGTAATCCTTCAGGGCTGCAATACTGGGCAGCTCCTGCAGCAGCGCGAAATATACCAGACTGCTTCCCGCGAGGGCGGCGCCTACGAAAAGCACTATAAAAGCAATAACGGCGATCCCCAGAAGGGAGCGGCGCGAGGCTGAGCGCTTCTTCTTTGGCAGGGTGGAATGTCTAATCGTCATGATTGGTCGGCTTCCTCGTTTTCGGCTTCTTCGGGGGATGATTTTTTCTTGCCGGCGAATTTTGTCAGAACAATGCTGACCTCGTAGAGAATCAGGAGCGGACCTGCCATTAGAATCTGACTGATTGCGTCCGGAGAAGGTGTGAGAACGGCGGCGGCAATAAAAATAATCAGAATGGCATAGCGCCGCTGCTTTGCCAGCATTTTTGAGTTGACGATCCCGATCTTGGCAAGAAAAAACAGGAATACCGGCATCTCGAAACTGAGACCGAAGGCAAGCAGAAATTTAAGCGTCAAACTCAGATATTCACGGAACGAGATCATCGGCTTTAAAAAGTCTGTCGAAAAGCTGACAAAAAAACGAAAGGCCGGCGGCAGGGCAATAAAATAACCGAACAGCACCCCGCCGGCGAAAAGCAGTGAGGAGAAGAAGACAAACGGAACGACCGCCCGTTTCTCTTTTTTGTAAAGCCCGGGAGAGATGAAGCGCCAGATCTCGAACAGGGTATAGGGGGCAGTCAGCAGCAGAGAGGCAAAAAGGGCGATCTTCATGTGGATGAAGAATGCCTCTGGAAGTCCCGTGAAGATCATCGAACTTTGCGCCGGCATCGCCTCGACCAGCGGCTTGGTGATTACCTTGAAAGACCAGTCCTTAAACAGATAGCAGACCCCGAAGCCGATGGCGACAACGATCAGCACCCGGATCAGGCGCGCCTTCAGCTCTTCGAGATGCGAGGTCAGGGGCAGTTTTTCTTCTTCTGAATTTTCCGTTTCCATAGATTTATCGGTAAAAAAATGTTTAGAGGCGCCGTCGGAAGGCTATACATGAGGTTTGCGTTCGTCGCCTTTGGGGGAATTCTTTTTATCCTCGGCCGCGGTAGAATCGGGAGCGGCGTTTTTTGTCTCTTCCTTGCCACCATGTTCCTTGCCACCATGAAGCAGGGCATCTTTTATGCCGTCCATGTCCTTTTTCAGCTCGTCGGTTTTCAGCGTCTCCTTGATCGTTTCCGTTGCGCCGTCGGCCGCCCTGCGAAATTCGGAAAGCCCTTTTCCCAATGCTTTGGCAATATCCGGCAGCTTCTTGGGACCAACCACAAGCAGGGCGACTACCGCGATTACCAACAACTCCGGCATACCAATACCAAACATGACCGCACCTCTAACGAATCTAACATCCCTTTATTGCGGGACCATGAAAATTCCCAAACGCATTTTCCCGAGGCGCTTATAACCGCAGCAGGAAAATTTTGTCAATATCTTTTCCGGGGTTGTAATTTTATAGAGTTGCCGCTTCGTCCCGGATATTTATCGGCGAAAAGAGTTTGACAGCGGGCAGCCTCCTATATTACTAATGGCCGCGTTTCTTCCGGGAGCGGTAATGTTCAGGAATGAGCCAGAAACCTTTTCTGACGTTCTCCCTGTCGTTCGTGTTTTAACCCCGACATATGTTCCGGCGGTTGTACATGAGCTTTTCCCCGGAAGCGGCCTGAAAAACTTGACCGGCAGCAAAGGAGCCAGATGGCAAAAAATACCGGAATCGTCAAGAATGCGCAATATGTGCGGCACGGCGGCGTCTTTAGCCAGCCCGAGTCTCCCGAGCGGCTGAGCGCCATCTACGATATGCTCGAAAATCCAGATATGTCATGGAAATTCAACAACATCGATGCGCGATACGCCACGCGCAGAGAACTGGAGATGGTGCATCTCCCCTCGTATATCGATGCTATCGCCGCTACGGCCGGGAAAAACCTGACAATGCTCGATCCCGACACCGCCGCAACCGCCGACACGTTTGATGCGGCAAGACTGGCCGCAGGCGGGTTTATCGCCGCCATTGACAGCGTTGTTTCTGGAGAGACGGACAACGCCTTCGCTATGGTGCGACCGCCCGGTCATCATGCGGCAGCAAATGCGGCGGCTGGTTTTTGCATCTTCAATAACATTGCCATCGGGGCCAGATACGCCCTGGATCGGCTGGGGATGAAACGGGTATTGATCGTGGACTGGGATCTCCATCACGGCAATGGCACCCAGCAGGCCTTCTACGAAGATGACAATGTGTTGTATTTTTCGACGCATCAGTCTCCTGCCTATCCGTGGACGGGCCGCCCGGAGGAAACCGGAAAGGGGGAGGGCGCCGGCTATACGATCAACGTTCCTCTGCGGCCCGGTGCGGGTGATGCCATGTACATACGCGTCTTTCAAGATATTCTTCTGCCGGTAGCCCATAAATTCCGCCCGGAGATTATCCTGGTTTCGGCAGGGTTCGACCCCTATGAAGGCGATCCGCTCGGAGAGATGAAGGTGACGCCGGCGGGATTTGCCGGCCTTGCCCGGATTCTGCTCGATCTGGCGGAAGAGGTTTGCGGCGGCCGCGTTGTGGCGGCGCTGGAGGGCGGGTATAACGTCTTGGGGTTGGTAAAGTGCGTCCGGGCGGTTTTACTGGAGTTTCTGGGAGAAACCCGGGCCACGCAAGAAGCGGTGGCGCGTCTTGCGAGCAAGGCCGATTTGGATAACGAACCGGCAATAGAAAACGTGCGGAAGCTGCAAGCGGCATATTGGCCGATTTTGAATGGATAACGCCATCAATGTCTTATCCCGGCAATCCGCGTTGCCATAGCGCAAGGTCAGGAGATTGGGAAGCCTTCGGCAGCGGCGCCGCAATCGCTTGATCAGTTTGTCGTATCGCCAATAAATTTGCCTTGACAAAAGATTGGTTGGAAGGCATATCGACGGCGGCTTAGCGATTTGAAGGAGCAAGTATTTGATAACATTTTCCGAAGCGGAATTGAGGGCTAAGGTTGTTAAGGCGATGGGCCATCCCGTGCGGATGATGGTCATCGGATTTATCCTGGATGGTGAACGCTCCTTTTCCGAAATATTCAAATTATTCAATTTGGATAAATCCACTATTTCCAAACATCTGCTTGTTCTGAAAGAATCAGGCATCATTTCTTCACGGAAAGTCGGCAGGGAAATGATCTATAGACTCGAAGAGACATGTGTGGCGAATTTCTTTTCATGTGCGACGGCCGTTGTTCAGAACAAGGTGGAGAAGCAATTGGAGGGGCTGAAGAGATAATTTTTTTTACGTTATGTTGGCAAATTTGCCAATCAACCTTTTGCGGGTAAGCGTCTATAGAACTGAAAAGACAGTCCAAGAGAAGAAGGGGGGTGAAGGCGGGCACTTTGTAACGTCAGGAGGAAAATCCATCAATGATATGAGGAGGAGGTATGTATAAAGACATGTTGAAAAATGGCAAAATGCGTTTGGTTTCATTGTTAGGTGCGATAGCAATAGTTTTTTTTGTTCTCTGGGGCTGCGGCGGTGGGACATCAAGTTATGATGCTGTCAATTACGACCCGGTGTTGACAAAAACCGCCAATGCGTTAGTCGATGCCACAACATTGAAGGGCTGGATGGATCAGGGGCTTGTACAGGGAGTGTCTTCTCCATTCGTTGCAGGTGAAAAAGTCGTTATCCTTGATTACAAGGATGCAACGGCCTATGCCAGTGGTCACATTCCGGGTGCCGTCAGGGTGGACGGCGGCGAACTGCTGCTTACCCGTCTCGAAGGCGTTGCGGAAATGGGGTCGCTTGTCACTGACGGTCCGCATATGGATGCAATTATACAAAGGGCCGGCATCGATGCAAATACAACAATTGTTTTCACAAGCTCCAGTGTTTCCAACGCAACCAGAGCATATGCCACATTCCGCTATTGGGGATTCCCTAAGAGCCGGTTGAAAGTGCTCGATGGGGTCGATACCGTCTGGAAGGCTGCAAATCCAATGAGTCTGGCCACCCCGACTATAAAGCCCTCCAGTTATTGCGTTACGCCGAACGGCGTCAATCGCGTCCAGACGCAGCTTCGCGCTTCGCTGGGCGAAATGATGCATGCAGTTCAGAATTATGATGGGACGAAACACGCCATCATCGACGATCTGAGCAATCCGGCGAACGGCCTGGCAGTGCCGGTGACTTCGACTTCCACCTGGTCGGGGAATATTTACAAGGGGATTCCCGGATCGACATCGGGGTTACTTCCCTATGCAGTCAGCGCCACGACGGAATATGTGGTTTTTGAAGGACATATGAAAAATGCCGTAAATTTGTACGCTACGAACATGTATGCTGGCAACGTATTCTTCCCCGCAGACGATGGCACTCCCGCCAGCCTCAAAAGCAAGTTCAACGCCGTCGGGATGGACGAGACAAAAACCGCTTATATCTACTGCCGCGCTGGCAACTTCGCGACGATTGAATTCTTTGCCCTGGATGGCATCTTGAACTGGAACGTCGTATGGTATGACGGTTCCTGGGGACAGTGGGCGCTCATGGCGGACAAGAAGGGCGGCAAACTAAAAGCGGGATCGATCTGGTCAACATACCCGCTCAGCGTTTCCGATCCCGTGCCGAACACTACCGATACGCTTCTGCCGAAATATGTAAGGGATGCGGTTGACGGAGTCACCTACAACACGGACAACACACCGGTCGGAAGTGCCGTAAAATATCCGATACAGCCTTTGCCCTATTACATTAATCTGGATGTCTTTACCTCGGTCACCGATCCGGCGGCAAACCAGATAGAAGCGACGGACAAGGCTTACAAAAGCCCGCTTAGCTCACCCTCGGGCGGTTCTTCCGGCGGTTCCTCCGGCGGCGGCTGCTAAAAGGAAGGCTATGGATTGAGTCTGCTCGTGAAAAGAAAAAATTAAAACAACCTAATAAAAGGAGAACCCTATGCCAAAAAACAGAATAACAGCAAAACTCGCAGCAGTTGTCCTTGGTGTGGCGCTGCTCGCCGGGACCGCCTATGCCGGTCCGCAAGTGAAGTTCGGGCCGAAAGATGAAGGTCTGCTGCAACTCGACTACAAGGGGCAATTGCAGATGACCATGCGCGACAATGGTTCCGGGACCAACAAGGAATCTGCCACCTATGATTTCAACTTTCGCCGCAACCGCCTGGCTCTCATGGGCAAATATGGCGAGCTGATAAGCATTTATGTGCAGACGGAGTACACCGAGCATCAGGATCTTGGCACGCTCACTGTAAGCGATACCGACAGCGGTTACGAGTTTCAGATGCTCGACGCGGTAGTGCGGTTCAACTTCGCTGATGCGTTCAAGGTGAACGCCGGCAAGTTCAAATACAACCTTTCGCGTGAAAACCTGGAAGCATGTGAAATGCCTCTTACCCTCGATCGGTCTCTCTTCATCCGCGCCCCCTATGTGACCACCCGTGACAAGGGTATCGCGATCTGGGGGAACCTGTTTGATGACATGTTCCAGTATCGGGCCGATGTCATGGAGGGGAGAAATGCCACTACCGCGGCCGCTCCCCAGCCGGAATCGAGTTTCCGGTATTCGGTGCGCGGCCATGTGACGCTTCTGGATCCGGAAAACGACTATGGCTATAAAGGGACCTATCTGGGGAATAAACAGGTTCTGACCATCGGCGCCGCCTATCAGTTTGAACCAGACGTCGCTTATGCGGATACCGTTGCCAAAACCGACGCGAAGGATTACAAGGCGTGGACGGCCGACATCTTTTTTGAATACCCCATAGAGAATTTTGGCACGGTTACCGCTTCCGCCGCCTATGAGGATATCGATCTCGGCAACGCATACAAGGGTTTTAATCCCGATCCAGATACGATTGGATTAAAGGGGGAGAAGAACGGTTTTTACGTAAAGGCCGGCTACATGCTGCCGAATACCCCGCTGCAGTTCTTTGCCAGATATGAAAAGTGGGCGTTTGCAAACCTGAATGGCATTGTCGACCAGGAGGTGGAATGGTACGGTGGAGGCTTCAATTACTACATCCGGGGCCAGAACCTGAAGATCACGCTTGAAGCGAGCAATACAAGTTTTGACAAGGGGACCGGGACCAGCGCCGACA
This DNA window, taken from Syntrophales bacterium, encodes the following:
- a CDS encoding histone deacetylase, with amino-acid sequence MAKNTGIVKNAQYVRHGGVFSQPESPERLSAIYDMLENPDMSWKFNNIDARYATRRELEMVHLPSYIDAIAATAGKNLTMLDPDTAATADTFDAARLAAGGFIAAIDSVVSGETDNAFAMVRPPGHHAAANAAAGFCIFNNIAIGARYALDRLGMKRVLIVDWDLHHGNGTQQAFYEDDNVLYFSTHQSPAYPWTGRPEETGKGEGAGYTINVPLRPGAGDAMYIRVFQDILLPVAHKFRPEIILVSAGFDPYEGDPLGEMKVTPAGFAGLARILLDLAEEVCGGRVVAALEGGYNVLGLVKCVRAVLLEFLGETRATQEAVARLASKADLDNEPAIENVRKLQAAYWPILNG
- the tatB gene encoding Sec-independent protein translocase protein TatB, whose translation is MFGIGMPELLVIAVVALLVVGPKKLPDIAKALGKGLSEFRRAADGATETIKETLKTDELKKDMDGIKDALLHGGKEHGGKEETKNAAPDSTAAEDKKNSPKGDERKPHV
- a CDS encoding LL-diaminopimelate aminotransferase, which gives rise to MSVQIAERLTKIPPYLFMELRKKIAAAKAAGVDVISLAIGDPVEPTPEAIIAELCLQARDPENHRYPTDEEKGMFAFRQEVASWYKKRYDVSLDPATEILGLIGSKEGCHHFIMACINPGDIVLMTDPGYPAYRASILLGGGIPWSVPIRPENGYLPVFEEIPGDVLQKARGMFLNYPNNPTGACATRDFFDKLVIFAKKNNIAVCYDNPYSEVVFAGQERLSFMSAAGAKEVGVELNSLSKPYNMAGWRIGMAIGNRELIAAMSKVKENTDSGIFNPIQFAGIQALRSEGGNIDRMLQIYAARRKRVLQTLAKIGIDFNPPKGTFYLWIPTPQGMSSLEFTNHLFEKAAVVVASGTAYGQYGEGFVRISLTVPDKRLEEAMARIESVA
- a CDS encoding YchF family ATPase, which gives rise to MEIGIIGLPQSGKSTLFEIMTGVKSRDLHGETCVRGLAAVPDPRFERLVEIFAPVKVSPARIPFSDVNAAGEKAWNAVRQSLSGADGLVHIVDAFTALDLAEALGRYRKLEDELILSDLLIVENRLERLAKTAKKPMTPQDALHAAVLPRLLEQLEGGKPLRGLPLSDEEKHGLRSFSFWTIRPELVVVNTPEDDPSVAVAFLQALGTDVPGIGICCEIEAELIALPVGERNEFLQSLGIAEAAFGRVIKAAFSLLGQISYFTVGEDEVKAWVIPAGTKAPKAAGVIHNDFERGFIKAEVIGYEEFIACGGSYVGVRSQGKLRLEGKEYIVQDGEIINFRFNV
- the tatC gene encoding twin-arginine translocase subunit TatC is translated as METENSEEEKLPLTSHLEELKARLIRVLIVVAIGFGVCYLFKDWSFKVITKPLVEAMPAQSSMIFTGLPEAFFIHMKIALFASLLLTAPYTLFEIWRFISPGLYKKEKRAVVPFVFFSSLLFAGGVLFGYFIALPPAFRFFVSFSTDFLKPMISFREYLSLTLKFLLAFGLSFEMPVFLFFLAKIGIVNSKMLAKQRRYAILIIFIAAAVLTPSPDAISQILMAGPLLILYEVSIVLTKFAGKKKSSPEEAENEEADQS
- a CDS encoding rhodanese-like domain-containing protein, producing the protein MYKDMLKNGKMRLVSLLGAIAIVFFVLWGCGGGTSSYDAVNYDPVLTKTANALVDATTLKGWMDQGLVQGVSSPFVAGEKVVILDYKDATAYASGHIPGAVRVDGGELLLTRLEGVAEMGSLVTDGPHMDAIIQRAGIDANTTIVFTSSSVSNATRAYATFRYWGFPKSRLKVLDGVDTVWKAANPMSLATPTIKPSSYCVTPNGVNRVQTQLRASLGEMMHAVQNYDGTKHAIIDDLSNPANGLAVPVTSTSTWSGNIYKGIPGSTSGLLPYAVSATTEYVVFEGHMKNAVNLYATNMYAGNVFFPADDGTPASLKSKFNAVGMDETKTAYIYCRAGNFATIEFFALDGILNWNVVWYDGSWGQWALMADKKGGKLKAGSIWSTYPLSVSDPVPNTTDTLLPKYVRDAVDGVTYNTDNTPVGSAVKYPIQPLPYYINLDVFTSVTDPAANQIEATDKAYKSPLSSPSGGSSGGSSGGGC
- a CDS encoding PBP1A family penicillin-binding protein; translation: MTIRHSTLPKKKRSASRRSLLGIAVIAFIVLFVGAALAGSSLVYFALLQELPSIAALKDYRPSITTRVYADNNELIDEFFLEDRKVVKYEDIPKIAIQAFIAAEDSRFFQHGGFDTQSLFRAFFKNVRAGHIVQGGSTITQQVAKLLYLSPEKSYTRKIREALLALKIEKYLTKEEIITLYLNHIYLGHGTYGIEAASQGYFGKSAKELTLAEVAILAGLPKAPSAYSPYLHPDKSYQRQAYVLDRMLEDGYITAKERDRALATKVRLRSIKPKDKIAAYFIENIRRYILEKYGGDVLYKEGLEVYTTLDIKMQMAARDAVERGVSEVEEREGYKKGELQGSLYAMNPKTGAVLAMVGGRNFQHSEFNRATQSRRQPGSAFKPLIYTAAFDKGMTPSTVIVDSPIVYPDPQQPDGVWTPQNFDRKFLGPTTLHNGLIHSRNIISIKILEEIGVDYAIAYAKNMGITSPLARNLSLALGTAGVTLQELVQAYGVLANGGQRVQPFFIKKIVDRTGHVFEETQPKSEQVMDPRIAFMTTWVMQDVVESGTAQMIKKLGRPVAGKTGTTDDTRDAWFLGFTPSLVAGAWVGFDQERSMARQEVGGRAAAPIWLYFAQKALEESPAEQFPAPEGIVFVKVRQKTGLPAQGSGKDVIYECFLEGTTPDGVETILPENLPTAIPRAEEESD
- a CDS encoding metalloregulator ArsR/SmtB family transcription factor; translation: MITFSEAELRAKVVKAMGHPVRMMVIGFILDGERSFSEIFKLFNLDKSTISKHLLVLKESGIISSRKVGREMIYRLEETCVANFFSCATAVVQNKVEKQLEGLKR
- the dapF gene encoding diaminopimelate epimerase; the encoded protein is MIEFYKLSGSGNDFIFIDNMDRNLQVGELASFAKTVCARQVSVGADGLIVIEPSDKVDFRWRFFNADGSEAAMCGNGGRCAARFAFLKGIAGARMSFETIAGVIDAEVKNDVAKIHLTAPHSLAMDDQIKVGGSDIAIHSVDTGVPHAIHFIEDIDQFDVFHVGREIRRHAHYQPAGTNANFVLIVDDHTLRVRTYERGVENETLACGTGSVASALIAARKGFVQSPVAVHVKSGEILTIYFKKTNDGFTDVYLEGKVTVVYQGKLWDEAWRKGE